ACCAATATTAAATTTCCCAGCATGCCTCTGCACCAGTGGACTGTAAACACGGCCATAAAATGCCTTTCATTGATTTCTGGGTGTCCAAGGCAAAACGCTTCAGTGGATTTCAACAACATCTCAGTTCTGCTCTAGTGTGTCAGTATGAAGCCTTTCGAGGACAAAAAGTTGAGGACAAAACAGCTAAACATCATGGGTTATAACGTCTTAAAGAAAATAACTAACATTCTGCATGACTGCTTTTGTGTGGTGGAAGAGAAACGAATGTCTGATGTATGGTTGTCCGGGTCATACTCACCCTATAGATCTCCTCCAGCAGCAGTTTGGCACACTTCTTTCCCAAATCCTCCGGCAGAATTTGATCACCCTGTCCTTGCGGTGTGGACATGACCTCGGCGCTGAGGAACGTACCATTCAGGGTTTCTGCCACAAGAACCAGACCAAACCCCGGAGACCTACAAACAAACAGAGTCGATTAACGCAAGTGTGACACTTTACATTAAACCAATATCCTATGAGAAAGTGTGCGTTACAGAAATTTTACCACAGTTAAAGGATATTGTCTATGCACCATTTAATGTGTAAAAGATGAAACTAACGCTAAAGAAATCATTATGATACAAAATCAACACTTTTTCTGCCaagtattaaatgtaaaacttaagATAAATTCTTTCTAAAGCAATGTCtcccaaccctgttcctggagtgaaaccaaacacacctgaattcaCTCATCAGCTCATTACTAGAGACTCCAAGATGGAAAATAATGGGGTCAAGATGTgagagacatccaaaatgtgcacTGTTGGTGTGTCTCCAGGAAACGCTGATCTAAGGGAATGTCGCCATCTACAGGCATTGATAAAATGTAACTTACTTTCCAGAGTTCAACCCCTTCATGTGATCTGTGTAGATATAGATGTCTGGGATAAATTTATTTAAGATGCTCCTAGCAGAGTCCACGATCCTGTTGGCTATCTGAGGAGAAACCCGCACGGACACACTGACCCAACGGGTCAAGAAATCAAACAAAACTATaggtacaaatatataaaacaagCAGTTCatcaattaaaaagaaaatctaTAAATCCCTAAAACCAGAATTTATCTGTGGTGACTGAAAGCTCTGAGGAAAATGAATTTATCGTCTCAGTGGAAGGATACGCTGTTCCTCGGATCCTCTTGATTTTTCCGGGCTCTGTCAGCTGCACGGGTTTCAGGGATTTGCGTACCGGACAGGAGAAATGCACCTCACCACCCCCGCTGGGAGCCATGCCCCTCTTTACCACCTACAAACAGACAGGGAGATTTGGAGGCTCTTCACATGCTAATATTTGGGGGTCctgaaaatgcaaacttttgaaAAGAAGTTTCAAAGACTTTTTTGCATCAGCCGTGTGACGTGCCAGCTCGACCTCACGTAATGCAtcatcacgtcaaaaggtcacggatgatgtatgtGAAACTTTCTCCACCCTTGTAAACACTGTAACGGTAGAGGAGCGTTCAGACGTgattgtatgtggaatgatactaattaatgtctttgtgtcagtttattgtgtAAAATGGTTCACATATGTAATGACCTTTATGCATGATTATGCATTACACAAGGTCAGGCTGGCACATCACACGGctggtgcaagatgagaagttgtgcttaaaaagtgcatattttttattttcttgccgAAAATGATGATTGTTTTACTagaaaagacccttatgcctcgtttgggatcatttagagccctttgaagctgtgttgaaactgcaattttaaaccattgaaacggtaaactgttggggtccaataaagtctattattgtgtgaaaaatcctggaatccTTTCCTGAAAAAAACTTACATTTCGACTCGactgaacaaataaagacaaacattttggatgacatggtgtgagtaaattatcaggatttttttaagaaagtgaactactcctttaacaaatacaaactcatttatattaaaggaaatgaaatgaaaccttTATTAACCAGCATTCGTTTGTGCTTTTGCTTCTGTCATTGTCCTTCAGGGTTGCCAGACCCACAtaacaaaaccagcccaatggccATTTAAAATTAGTCCACAAGGCACCCAATgtctattcacagcccaaacaCCAACAACTAATGAACCAAATTCTTAACCCCACAGAAAAACATCAAAGTAGCCCAATTTAGAACTCCGTATGAAACAACAACACCTGACTTTAATTATAAACGCACAGTTTCCACTGTATGAAGGTCTGCTTCATACATTATTGTTGTCCGACGGTGGTGGCATGTGACCATTTTTCTTACtcagggagctacactgcgaccaaaacggtcgcatatgcgaccttttgaactgccgttgcgaccctaatttttaatgggtcgcaaatgtgctacctaatgttttagacaatatgctatgatttactatgagcatttattaaaacagaaatgtgaattttaagaatacgttttataacgtgctctgagccatcaacacgttggcttcattttgcgtgaaagcacgtcgtgtctctccctatcagtgtgcgtttgcgtgctcagctgtttctcaatgaattgggtgcgacgcgacgcaagcgcagtgtcttccatgtttctgaacttgagcagaggtctctcttcactgaggacgcgggacccgtatggttccgggtttatattttaagtggtctgtcgggtccggttaggtcctagtttaattactttgggtcccaagtctgattaatgttgtgtttataacccgagtcgatcggaaaacggccatgagcgttactgcgctaaagctcgagtgctgttttagcgtgccttcggtttctatggcgatggttcttgttacgaccacgcgctgcatttgctttctcacatttttttaataatcttattattaataaaccatatcttttctaaaaccatatccatattaagtttggacagagattgtagcaaagagcaatgctaatgtcaagccaattgcactgaacgagcaaagcaatgtaaatctgtcaccgggacagcaagtagacttttaaatctgaaaaaatgagtggattaagctttttaaatcggcaagagagaaatagaaagatagaacagaagcagtaaaagtgcctatctaatagtaattattaccattataacatcagtcataacatcagtcacatttataatctatagacctgcactgtctattaatatactatacatagtattgtattatattgagtttgataaaaggggtctaattgcttcatatatcagtgcaaaaacagtaagtgctttcgtggtgctttgacaaacagtgtcagctttgttaatggcaaagaaagtttggggtggttagattaatgaaatataatgtgaaattaatattaattttcaataaatcaaagtattgtgttgtgtcacacattattagttcttcgtcatatgtatagtagaccattatttgtcagtgggtaataattgcccttttcaccaccaagtaaatttcatGTCTGTGGGAAACAcgactgcaacgtttaagaaaacaagaaggcatgtggtttaaaagatggaaagtaaaataaaaagcatatctgtatgcaatacagtttcattattgttcattattatccagagcgccttaacataacttgaaaaaaatatgtgcgaccaaatcatattttgcgccagtaactgaaaaagttggtagcgcaagtgccaccagtggaaaaggttagtgtagttccctgttACTGATTTTTATTGATTATATCCATTCGTATGGCCATTCCCAAACTGTGGTCCGTGAGGGTGCTGCAGGTGGTCCGTGTaaaggcaaaataaaatataaaataatagatttttttaagaatatgtAGGCCTATattgatatacattttaaattaaattgtcaAGTTATTATGTGATTACTAAAATAGGCCAGTGGCAGTCGGCTTGCATCCAATATCGGCCTATATCATAAAGACGATAAAAAGAGGAAGGGAAAGATGTGGAGGGGCAAAGGGGTATATTCATATCGGGCTGGCAAATGGACTCCAATGGCTTTTCCTTTTgacaacttgtttttatttttatatattttgttttattgatgGATATTTCATGTGTTGCGGTCTTTTGTTTAATTCATTGTTTAATTGTTCGAAATTAAGAAGTCATTAATTCATAGGCCTTTATAGGCAATTTATATGAAACGAATGTTTATAAATGGAATGAATAAGGCCTGTTATCATTTTAATTTCCAGTTAGTTTCTTGATCTCGCGTTTCTGAAATGTTTTGCGGATGTGCTGTTAAGTGGACTTGTATGAAGATTAATAATCCCCTAAAATCGCCAAAGGTTTTGATATGTTGACTATATTCAAGTGTTCTTGTTACTGTATGGATTTCATTCTACTCCATTGCTATGGAAATAACCCCATTGTCCAAATGAAACATGCCCCGGGCGCttgagtaaataaataaataaaatatgtggCAGCCGTTTTGTGCAGTAAACTTCTTTTAACAAACCTGTTGTACTGATGTGATGACCAGTTATAGTTTCAGTGCTAGTAAGCCTATTTAGAGGTGCAGAATATTTTAGGACTTTGTgtagacatattttattatgAGTATTATGAGGTGGTCTGCGAAAATTCTTAATTACAAATAGTGggccacacacacaaaaagtttgaaaactcCTGCATTAGTTGATGCATCCCTAAAAATGACTGCCATCTACTGGCCTTGCATTCATATAACAGCATTTTTTGCCGTTTTCAAGGATCCATGTTGTAAACATTGATCATGTTGTTGTCTTAATGTGAATTTCTTTAAACATCACACACGTTTCTTGCTCATTTCACAAACACAACTTACAAGAGCAGTACTGAGGTGTCGAGATTCATTTACAAAATGCTGAACTAGATTTAGGTGGATAAAAACGACAAGTCAGAGAGATGACTGATTTGCTTTAAAAAGGATTTCTGTTGTTGGTTCATTTACAAGTTATTCCTGTCATACCTTTATTTCTAGACCATCTCCATCAATACCAAACCTCTTCATCAGAGGAAGAGCGGTAACCTTCAAAAGATCAACCTGCagaaaagagaaagaaacaaagtattacaCATCACAAATGAagaattaaaggggacatttcacaagacttttaaaaaatgtaaaataaatctttggtgtcaccGGAGTACGCGTGTaatgttttagctcaaaataccatatagatcatttattataacatgttaaaattgacactttgtaggtgtgagcaaaaatgtgccatttttgggtgtgtcctttttaatgcaaatgagctgatctctgcaataaatggcagtgctgtggttggataggggcagtattatccccttctgatatcacaaggggagccaaattttaatgagctattttttccacatgcttgcagagaatgctttaccaaaactaagttactaggttgatctttttaccCTTTTCTAGATTTATACAATCACTTTCTTTTCTacacccaattatagcacttaaacatggataaAGTCAGATTTCCATgatatggcccctttaaataacaTGATTGCAGTATTACAGTATTACAACATCTCAAACAAAGTGTTTTGCTGTCATGGGTCGATGCAAATAGCAGATAGACTGCAGAGACAGAGAGCGTGATGCTTTCTTTCCCAgatattttcttcaatatcgTGCAATCATACTGTAAATATGCCATCATCAGGTGACTTACAGATGGATCTGTAGGGTCATTGGTGATTCCCTTTAACACAGCTTTGAGAGGACTCTTCATGAAGGGAGCCAACATCAGTAGACCTTCCAGATAATAACCCACCGACCGCTGGGAATTACATTCATGTTCGACAGATCCTCCATACAACAACCCGGGCTGATAGAAGAGCATCGTTCCTACACAATAAAACATACATGACACTGACATCATGACTGTTTCCATGGTTACTCACTCACCATCCAGAACtacaaatcaaatcaaaaaataaaacaggCATTCTCACTAGGACTGACCTGTTTGG
The sequence above is drawn from the Misgurnus anguillicaudatus chromosome 22, ASM2758022v2, whole genome shotgun sequence genome and encodes:
- the rcl1 gene encoding RNA 3'-terminal phosphate cyclase-like protein, whose amino-acid sequence is MEFEGCSCFRQRLVLSTLSGKRVKIKNIRSKDDNPGMRDFEASFIRLLDKVTNGTRIEINQTGTMLFYQPGLLYGGSVEHECNSQRSVGYYLEGLLMLAPFMKSPLKAVLKGITNDPTDPSVDLLKVTALPLMKRFGIDGDGLEIKVVKRGMAPSGGGEVHFSCPVRKSLKPVQLTEPGKIKRIRGTAVSVRVSPQIANRIVDSARSILNKFIPDIYIYTDHMKGLNSGKSPGFGLVLVAETLNGTFLSAEVMSTPQGQGDQILPEDLGKKCAKLLLEEIYRGGCVDSTNQSLALLYMTLGQQDVSKFLLGPLSPYTIEFLRHIRDFFQIMFKMEPQKPGDDERIGGEKVLMTCVGAGYSNISKTLK